In Symmachiella dynata, the following are encoded in one genomic region:
- a CDS encoding DUF4129 domain-containing protein translates to MIALTNRALAGVCWLILIATAATPLNAQEGPPPPTFEDPNVVRDEIEDIFSTPEFRRLKYDRSDAEITDSEYKPAELPDWVKKTAEAIGSVLGPTLSYLFWIVVAVICGLIVYVVYAGITAMKRRPKKESWLPDEFEEGDAALSPAELSADVYLNRAAELAAAGNTREAIAQLLLGAMSYIEREGLIRFRRGLTCRDYLRAVRSRKELYAALGQIVGIYEPICFGRRDVLPEHYETSLDNYLGAFHAT, encoded by the coding sequence ATGATCGCACTAACGAACCGCGCGCTGGCCGGTGTTTGTTGGTTGATCCTGATTGCGACGGCGGCTACTCCGCTCAACGCTCAGGAGGGACCGCCGCCGCCCACATTCGAAGATCCCAACGTCGTCCGCGATGAGATCGAGGATATTTTCTCGACACCGGAATTTCGTCGCCTGAAGTACGACCGCAGCGACGCTGAAATCACCGATTCAGAATACAAACCGGCCGAATTGCCCGATTGGGTCAAGAAAACCGCCGAGGCGATCGGCAGCGTCTTGGGACCGACATTGTCCTATTTGTTTTGGATTGTCGTCGCTGTGATCTGCGGGTTGATTGTCTATGTGGTCTACGCCGGGATCACGGCAATGAAGCGGCGGCCGAAAAAAGAAAGCTGGCTGCCGGATGAATTTGAGGAAGGGGATGCTGCTCTCTCCCCGGCGGAATTGTCGGCCGACGTTTATCTGAATCGCGCTGCGGAATTGGCCGCCGCCGGCAATACGCGCGAAGCCATTGCCCAGCTGTTGTTGGGAGCAATGAGCTATATCGAGCGGGAAGGCTTGATTCGATTTCGCCGCGGATTGACGTGTCGCGACTATCTCCGTGCGGTGCGTTCGCGAAAAGAGTTGTATGCGGCGCTGGGTCAGATTGTCGGGATCTACGAACCGATCTGTTTCGGCCGCCGCGACGTGCTTCCCGAACATTATGAAACATCGTTGGACAATTATCTGGGGGCGTTTCATGCGACATAA
- a CDS encoding DUF4350 domain-containing protein, producing MRHNASTFWSWLWLAGLIAVVSLHFWFPRYSQQPLNDTYSTERAGKKAFYLLAQRRFVEARRNDLSPASAVKEMYDDDVFCLLGPSRQPDQREWKVFLDWVEQGGSLIIAPAYGDPSLKIEELGLQVEPLFDFELNLGEMLEQAQEQNQEEESQPVQTTLFGGGEVRWRSTGKITGDGGEVIVEFDDAPQAVLKPYGSGRVLLIASDDIFSNGSLAYKDNGILAQRLVESVASPESHVIFDEYYNSIGAPKVVGLLFDPLLRPLTVQMLALLLLFVWYGSRRFGRQLPALYQPRHNIVDHTDALGNMYYRTGDGRMALRDYYEQLRKDLQFRHMSLSDNQAVETLARRADQDPQQVRELLARANSAINGPKLKRRAAAEIIRDLATLRAGILRKQSAQAKS from the coding sequence ATGCGACATAACGCGTCCACATTTTGGTCATGGTTGTGGCTGGCCGGTTTGATAGCGGTGGTCTCGCTGCATTTCTGGTTTCCGCGCTATTCGCAGCAACCGTTGAACGATACCTACAGCACCGAGCGCGCGGGCAAAAAGGCGTTTTACCTGTTGGCGCAGCGAAGATTCGTCGAGGCCCGCCGCAATGATCTTTCGCCGGCCAGCGCCGTGAAAGAGATGTACGACGATGACGTATTCTGCCTGCTTGGCCCGAGTCGGCAACCCGATCAACGCGAATGGAAAGTGTTTTTGGATTGGGTCGAGCAAGGCGGCTCGCTGATCATCGCACCCGCCTACGGCGATCCATCATTAAAGATTGAGGAGTTAGGACTGCAGGTCGAACCGCTGTTCGATTTTGAACTGAATCTTGGAGAGATGCTGGAGCAGGCGCAGGAACAAAACCAGGAAGAGGAATCGCAGCCAGTACAAACCACGTTATTTGGCGGGGGCGAGGTACGCTGGCGATCGACCGGGAAAATCACCGGCGACGGGGGTGAGGTCATCGTCGAGTTTGATGACGCACCGCAAGCTGTGTTGAAACCGTATGGATCGGGCCGCGTTTTATTGATTGCCTCGGATGACATTTTTTCCAATGGCTCGTTGGCGTATAAGGACAACGGCATCTTAGCGCAGCGGTTGGTGGAATCGGTCGCCTCGCCGGAGAGTCATGTGATTTTCGACGAATATTACAACTCGATCGGCGCGCCAAAGGTCGTGGGCTTGTTGTTCGATCCCTTATTGCGTCCGTTGACGGTGCAGATGTTGGCCTTGTTGCTGTTGTTTGTCTGGTACGGCTCACGACGATTCGGTCGGCAACTCCCGGCGTTGTATCAACCACGACACAATATCGTGGACCATACCGACGCGCTGGGGAACATGTACTATCGTACCGGCGACGGCCGTATGGCACTGCGGGACTATTACGAACAGTTGCGCAAGGATCTGCAGTTTCGGCATATGTCGCTCTCTGACAACCAAGCTGTGGAGACGCTGGCCCGCCGCGCGGATCAGGATCCGCAACAGGTACGAGAACTTCTCGCACGGGCCAACAGTGCAATCAACGGCCCCAAATTAAAACGCCGCGCCGCTGCGGAAATCATCCGCGATCTCGCTACTTTGCGCGCGGGAATACTCCGCAAACAAAGCGCACAGGCGAAAAGCTAA
- the tsf gene encoding translation elongation factor Ts yields MAEITAAAVKALRERTDLPMMECKKALVAANGDEEGAVEYLKNQVGKVMDKRKDNVTAEGKFCVAIADDGSAGVMIEMMCESDPVSKSDDFNFLAAQCAKQLLTGPGATTADELMAQPVPDDPSKTLKDLHEEITNKIREKMVIGRVIKVDGPVGSYVHHDGKTGVLFQAAGESKSEDILKDMAMHIAALKPKVALPEELDAADVDAQRAELSEKAKASGKPENIVDKIVDGQMKKFFDEQGVLIAQAFAKDDSKTVEKALDEAGLKAVGFTCWELGKK; encoded by the coding sequence ATGGCAGAAATCACAGCTGCCGCTGTGAAGGCACTGCGGGAGCGGACCGACCTCCCGATGATGGAATGCAAAAAAGCATTGGTGGCCGCTAATGGTGATGAAGAAGGTGCTGTTGAGTACCTGAAGAACCAAGTCGGCAAAGTGATGGACAAGCGCAAAGACAACGTCACGGCCGAGGGCAAGTTCTGCGTAGCGATTGCCGACGACGGCAGCGCCGGCGTGATGATCGAAATGATGTGCGAGTCCGATCCGGTTTCCAAAAGCGACGACTTCAATTTTCTCGCTGCCCAGTGCGCCAAACAACTGTTGACCGGCCCAGGCGCAACGACGGCCGACGAATTGATGGCTCAGCCAGTTCCGGATGATCCGTCGAAAACGCTCAAAGATCTGCACGAAGAGATCACCAACAAGATTCGTGAAAAGATGGTGATCGGTCGCGTGATCAAGGTCGACGGTCCGGTGGGCTCTTATGTGCACCACGACGGCAAAACCGGCGTGTTGTTCCAAGCAGCCGGCGAATCCAAATCGGAAGATATCCTCAAGGACATGGCGATGCACATCGCCGCTCTGAAACCCAAAGTCGCCTTGCCGGAAGAACTCGACGCAGCCGACGTGGACGCACAACGCGCAGAGTTGTCCGAAAAGGCCAAAGCTTCGGGCAAACCGGAGAACATCGTCGACAAGATCGTCGATGGCCAAATGAAGAAATTCTTCGACGAACAAGGCGTGCTAATCGCCCAAGCCTTCGCCAAAGATGATTCAAAAACGGTCGAAAAAGCACTGGACGAAGCAGGCCTCAAAGCAGTCGGCTTCACCTGCTGGGAATTGGGGAAAAAGTAG
- a CDS encoding stage II sporulation protein M, translating into MISKREYRRKRQADWTRFEALIHKVDSKGWKKLSGNDASQFSQLFREVCHDLSIVRTRDWGAGLTSYLNELVTKGHNIFYKAPPTRSHDFFAFLSRGFPCIFRRNIGFFITAAVMFFLPLGITWVVVQNRTELATRILPVQQLDQMEDMYAESSFEDFGSSRAAMGGFYIMNNVGIALRCFAMGVLLGTGTVYLLLTNGIVIGATIGYLVGKGHGENILSFVVSHGSFELTAIAVAGGAGLMLGEAIVHPGRRTRLDSLRTRGLEAVQIAGGAAVMLVVAAMIEAFWSPAPIADQIKYAAGGMLWLLVILYLTLAGRGEEVA; encoded by the coding sequence ATGATTAGCAAACGGGAATATCGACGAAAACGCCAGGCGGACTGGACCCGCTTTGAGGCGTTGATCCATAAGGTGGACAGCAAAGGCTGGAAGAAGTTATCCGGAAACGATGCCTCACAGTTCTCGCAGCTATTTCGTGAAGTCTGTCACGACTTATCCATCGTCCGCACGCGCGATTGGGGAGCTGGGCTGACCTCGTACCTGAACGAGTTGGTCACCAAGGGGCACAACATCTTCTATAAGGCCCCGCCGACGCGCAGCCATGATTTTTTTGCCTTCCTCTCCAGAGGGTTCCCCTGCATTTTCCGCCGGAACATTGGCTTTTTCATCACCGCAGCTGTGATGTTCTTTCTGCCGCTGGGTATTACATGGGTCGTCGTGCAAAACCGGACGGAACTGGCCACCCGCATTCTGCCTGTGCAACAACTCGACCAAATGGAAGACATGTACGCCGAGTCCAGTTTTGAAGATTTCGGTTCCAGCCGTGCGGCGATGGGGGGTTTTTATATCATGAACAATGTCGGCATCGCGCTGCGTTGTTTCGCCATGGGAGTCTTATTGGGCACCGGCACGGTCTATCTGCTATTGACCAACGGTATCGTCATCGGCGCAACAATCGGATATCTCGTCGGCAAGGGGCATGGGGAGAACATCTTGAGTTTCGTCGTCTCGCACGGCTCGTTTGAATTGACCGCCATCGCCGTCGCAGGGGGCGCCGGACTGATGCTGGGCGAGGCGATCGTGCATCCCGGCCGGCGGACGCGCCTCGATTCGCTCAGGACCCGTGGACTCGAAGCGGTGCAGATTGCCGGCGGCGCTGCTGTGATGTTGGTGGTGGCCGCCATGATCGAAGCCTTCTGGTCCCCGGCGCCCATTGCGGATCAAATCAAATACGCTGCCGGCGGCATGCTGTGGCTGCTGGTGATTTTGTATCTCACACTCGCGGGTCGCGGCGAGGAGGTGGCATGA